A genomic window from Pseudomonas argentinensis includes:
- the rep gene encoding DNA helicase Rep, which translates to MSRLNPRQQEAVNYVGGPLLVLAGAGSGKTSVITRKIAHLVQNCGIRAQHIVAMTFTNKAAREMKERVGSLLKGAEARGLTVSTFHNLGMNIIRKEYARLGYKPGFSIFDDGDIKALLTDIMQKEYAGDDGADEVKNYIDSWKNDLILPDEALANARNPKEQTAAIVYLHYQRTLKAYNAVDFNDLILLPVKLFQEHQDILEKWQNRIRYLLVDEYQDTNSSQYLLVKLLVGMRNQITVVGDDDQSIYAWRGARPENLNLLKEDYPSLKVVMLEQNYRSTSRILKCANVLIANNPHAFEKQLWSEMGMGDEIRVIRTRNEDAECERVALEILTEHLRTQRPYSDFAILYRGNYQAKLMELKLQHHQIPYRLSGGTSFFARQEVKDLMSYFRLLVNPDDDNAFLRVINVPRREIGSTTLEKLGNYASERKISMYAASDEIGLGEHLDSRYTERLARFKRWMDGVREQCVVNEPIAAIRSMVMDIDYENWLRQNASSDKVAEARMGNVWFLVDALKNTLDKDEEGDMTIEDAIGKLVLRDMLERQQEEEEGADGVQMMTMHASKGLEFPSVYIIGFEEEILPHRSSIESDTIEEERRLAYVGITRAKRNLALTFAAKRKQYGEIVECTPSRFLDELPPEDLVWEGQEEAPVEVKAARGNDALASMRAMLKR; encoded by the coding sequence ATGTCCCGACTCAACCCCCGGCAACAGGAAGCCGTGAACTACGTCGGCGGCCCTCTTTTGGTGCTCGCCGGCGCAGGCTCCGGCAAGACCAGCGTCATTACCCGCAAGATCGCCCACCTGGTGCAGAACTGCGGCATCCGCGCCCAGCACATCGTCGCCATGACCTTCACCAACAAGGCCGCCCGCGAGATGAAGGAGCGCGTCGGCAGCCTGCTCAAGGGCGCCGAAGCCCGCGGCCTGACGGTGTCGACCTTCCACAACCTGGGCATGAACATCATCCGCAAGGAGTACGCGCGCCTGGGTTACAAGCCCGGCTTCTCGATCTTCGATGACGGCGACATCAAGGCGCTGCTCACCGACATCATGCAGAAGGAGTACGCCGGGGACGACGGTGCCGACGAGGTCAAGAACTACATCGACAGCTGGAAGAACGACCTGATCCTGCCCGACGAGGCCCTGGCCAATGCGCGCAACCCCAAGGAGCAGACCGCCGCCATCGTCTACCTGCACTACCAGCGCACGCTCAAGGCGTACAACGCGGTGGATTTCAACGACCTGATCCTGCTGCCGGTCAAGCTGTTCCAGGAACATCAGGACATCCTGGAAAAGTGGCAGAACCGCATCCGCTACCTGCTCGTCGACGAATACCAGGACACCAACTCCAGCCAGTACCTGCTGGTGAAGCTCTTGGTAGGCATGCGCAACCAGATCACCGTGGTCGGCGACGACGACCAGTCAATCTACGCCTGGCGCGGCGCACGGCCGGAGAACCTCAACCTGCTCAAGGAGGACTACCCGTCGCTCAAGGTGGTGATGCTCGAGCAGAACTACCGCTCCACCAGCCGCATCCTCAAGTGCGCCAACGTGCTGATCGCCAACAACCCCCACGCCTTCGAGAAGCAGCTATGGAGCGAGATGGGCATGGGCGACGAGATCCGCGTGATCCGCACCCGCAACGAAGATGCCGAGTGCGAACGCGTAGCCCTGGAGATTCTCACCGAGCACCTGCGCACCCAGCGGCCCTACAGCGATTTCGCCATCCTCTACCGGGGTAACTACCAGGCCAAGCTGATGGAGCTGAAGCTGCAGCACCACCAGATTCCCTATCGCCTGTCCGGCGGCACCAGCTTCTTCGCCCGCCAGGAGGTGAAGGACCTGATGAGTTACTTCCGCCTGCTGGTCAACCCGGATGACGACAACGCCTTCCTGCGGGTGATCAACGTGCCGCGCCGCGAGATCGGCTCCACCACCCTGGAAAAGCTCGGCAACTACGCCAGCGAGCGCAAGATCAGCATGTACGCCGCCAGTGACGAGATCGGCCTCGGCGAGCACCTGGACAGCCGCTATACCGAACGCCTGGCGCGCTTCAAGCGCTGGATGGACGGCGTGCGCGAGCAGTGCGTGGTCAACGAGCCGATCGCTGCCATCCGCAGCATGGTCATGGACATCGACTACGAGAACTGGCTGCGCCAGAACGCCTCCAGCGACAAGGTCGCCGAGGCGCGCATGGGCAACGTGTGGTTCCTGGTCGATGCGCTGAAGAACACCCTCGACAAGGACGAAGAGGGTGACATGACCATCGAGGATGCCATCGGCAAGCTGGTGTTGCGCGACATGCTCGAACGCCAGCAGGAAGAGGAAGAAGGCGCCGATGGCGTGCAGATGATGACCATGCACGCCTCCAAGGGTCTGGAGTTTCCTTCGGTGTACATCATCGGTTTCGAGGAAGAAATCCTGCCCCACCGCTCCAGCATCGAGTCCGACACCATCGAGGAGGAGCGGCGCCTGGCCTACGTGGGCATCACCCGCGCCAAGCGCAACCTGGCGCTGACTTTCGCCGCCAAGCGCAAACAGTACGGCGAGATCGTCGAATGCACGCCGAGCCGCTTCCTCGACGAGTTGCCGCCGGAGGATCTGGTCTGGGAGGGCCAGGAAGAGGCGCCGGTGGAGGTCAAGGCTGCCCGTGGCAACGACGCCCTGGCCAGCATGCGCGCGATGCTCAAGCGATGA
- a CDS encoding putative bifunctional diguanylate cyclase/phosphodiesterase, with protein sequence MSAFVEPLRLVLLAETPQWSELLRERLDAVGGSTPLSCAASWPDARLLLDDADNAVLLTTPAHLADSRRCAAPIILLLEQEPADTPPQVCDWLVRDQLSPEVLRRSLRYVREQGRLRLTLQRLAEQDALTGIANRQGFHTLLAARLAEQGCRGLALIQLDLDNFRQANDALGDCAGDQLIKQVVARLKQYLERGDQMARLGGDEFALLLDSHDDLERLHGRVQHLLEALGEPYWVEGESLLLGCSLGVALAKPASTADGLMWHAHIAMQQAKSRHGCTYHLYDERLDHGMGSQVDLQRELRRALRKGELQLHYQPRLCLHSGAIVGLEALVRWQHERHGLLMPGEFVPLAEECGLIVPLGYWVIDRAMRDMQWLRERGHPRLHMAVNLSFRQFQDSQLLPTLERLIDSCGIDSRWLEFELTETAVMRRSEYVLQTMGRLGHLGVRFSLDDFGTGFSSFEHLSNLPIALLKIDRSFVTGMELRPQSQQLVQAMISLAHNLDLQVVAEGVENLEQLRLLREFGCDQVQGYLISRAVPRAELEVVLARAQVSPPGSLQRDA encoded by the coding sequence TTGAGCGCATTCGTCGAGCCGTTGCGCCTGGTACTGCTGGCGGAAACGCCGCAGTGGAGCGAGCTGCTGCGCGAGCGCCTGGACGCCGTGGGCGGGTCGACGCCCCTGAGCTGCGCCGCCAGCTGGCCGGATGCCCGGCTGCTGCTCGACGACGCCGACAACGCGGTGCTGCTGACCACCCCGGCGCACCTGGCGGACTCCCGGCGCTGCGCTGCGCCGATCATCCTGCTGCTGGAGCAGGAACCGGCCGACACGCCGCCCCAGGTCTGCGACTGGCTGGTGCGCGACCAGCTGAGCCCCGAGGTGCTGCGCCGCAGCCTGCGCTACGTGCGCGAGCAGGGCCGCCTGCGCCTGACCCTGCAGCGCCTGGCCGAACAGGATGCGCTCACCGGCATCGCCAATCGCCAGGGGTTCCACACCCTGCTGGCAGCACGCCTGGCCGAACAGGGCTGTCGCGGCCTGGCGCTGATCCAGCTGGACCTGGACAACTTTCGCCAGGCCAACGACGCCCTTGGCGACTGCGCCGGCGACCAGTTGATCAAGCAGGTGGTGGCGCGGCTCAAGCAGTACCTGGAGCGCGGGGACCAGATGGCGCGGCTGGGTGGCGATGAATTCGCTCTGCTGCTCGACAGCCACGATGATCTCGAGCGCCTGCACGGCCGTGTGCAGCACCTGCTGGAAGCACTGGGCGAGCCCTACTGGGTGGAGGGCGAAAGCCTGCTGCTCGGTTGCAGCCTCGGTGTGGCGCTGGCCAAGCCGGCGAGCACCGCCGATGGGCTGATGTGGCATGCCCACATCGCCATGCAGCAGGCCAAGAGCCGCCACGGCTGCACCTACCACCTGTACGACGAACGCCTGGATCACGGCATGGGCAGCCAGGTCGACCTGCAGCGCGAACTGCGTCGGGCGCTGCGCAAGGGCGAACTGCAGCTGCACTACCAGCCGCGGCTGTGCCTGCACAGCGGCGCCATCGTCGGCCTCGAAGCGCTGGTGCGCTGGCAGCACGAAAGGCACGGGCTGCTGATGCCCGGCGAATTCGTGCCACTGGCCGAGGAGTGCGGGCTGATCGTGCCGCTCGGCTACTGGGTGATCGACCGGGCGATGCGCGACATGCAGTGGCTGCGCGAGCGCGGTCATCCGCGGCTGCACATGGCGGTCAACCTGTCGTTCCGGCAGTTCCAGGACAGCCAGTTGCTGCCGACCCTGGAGCGGCTGATCGACAGTTGCGGCATCGACAGCCGCTGGCTGGAGTTCGAACTGACCGAAACCGCGGTGATGCGCCGCAGCGAGTACGTGCTGCAGACCATGGGCCGGCTTGGCCACCTGGGCGTGCGCTTCTCCCTGGACGACTTCGGCACCGGTTTCTCGTCGTTCGAGCACCTGAGCAACCTGCCCATCGCCCTGCTGAAGATCGATCGCAGCTTCGTCACCGGCATGGAGCTGCGCCCGCAGAGCCAGCAACTGGTGCAGGCGATGATCAGCCTGGCCCATAACCTCGACCTGCAGGTGGTCGCCGAAGGCGTGGAAAACCTCGAGCAGCTGCGCCTGCTGCGCGAATTCGGCTGCGACCAGGTGCAGGGTTACCTGATCAGCCGCGCCGTGCCACGTGCCGAGCTGGAGGTTGTGCTGGCCCGGGCGCAGGTGTCGCCGCCCGGTTCACTGCAGCGGGACGCCTGA
- a CDS encoding methyl-accepting chemotaxis protein gives MSEALSTMVARIRSAAGNVSQRAEALSGLSRGAYEGIEQQSGEISSMAGAVEEFSATSLNIADNMRSTERMASENASQTRIGRTSMEEASNALEQISQSVNSAAKVIDSLGQRSQEIGGILSVITSIADQTNLLALNAAIEAARAGEQGRGFAVVADEVRSLAGRTREATTEISSMIGSIQGETSSAISTMEQGRQLMQNGLTLNAKVAAALTHIAEQTSAAGEQFAAITTATSEQSSTATVLSSNLQSIALANGEQREVIANLAHTSKELETLATDLHREVERFR, from the coding sequence ATGAGCGAAGCGCTGTCGACCATGGTCGCGCGCATCCGCAGCGCGGCGGGCAATGTCAGCCAGCGCGCCGAGGCGCTGTCCGGCCTGTCGCGCGGCGCCTATGAAGGCATCGAGCAGCAGTCTGGGGAGATCAGCAGCATGGCCGGCGCGGTGGAAGAGTTCAGCGCCACCTCGCTGAACATCGCCGACAACATGCGCAGCACCGAGCGCATGGCCAGCGAGAACGCCAGCCAGACGCGTATCGGCCGCACCTCGATGGAAGAGGCGTCCAACGCGCTGGAGCAGATATCCCAGTCGGTGAACAGCGCGGCGAAGGTCATCGACAGCCTGGGCCAGCGTTCCCAGGAGATCGGCGGCATTCTCAGCGTCATCACCTCGATCGCCGACCAGACCAACCTGCTGGCGCTCAATGCCGCCATCGAAGCGGCGCGCGCTGGTGAACAGGGCCGCGGCTTTGCCGTGGTCGCCGACGAGGTGCGCAGCCTGGCCGGTCGCACCCGCGAGGCGACCACCGAGATCTCCAGCATGATCGGCAGCATCCAGGGCGAAACCAGCAGCGCCATCAGCACCATGGAGCAGGGCCGTCAGCTGATGCAGAACGGCCTGACGCTCAACGCCAAGGTCGCCGCGGCGCTGACCCATATCGCCGAGCAGACCAGTGCCGCCGGCGAGCAGTTCGCCGCCATCACCACCGCCACCAGCGAGCAGAGCAGCACCGCTACGGTGCTGAGCAGCAACCTGCAGAGCATCGCCCTGGCCAACGGCGAGCAGCGCGAAGTGATCGCCAACCTGGCGCACACTTCCAAGGAGTTGGAAACCCTGGCCACCGACCTGCACCGCGAAGTCGAGCGCTTCCGCTAA
- a CDS encoding xanthine phosphoribosyltransferase — MESLKQKICSEGTVLSEQVLKVDAFLNHQIDPKLMQEIGHEFAERFKGQGITKIVTIEASGIAPAVMAGLELGVPVIFARKYQSLTLKDNLYISKVFSFTKQTESTLAISSKHLNADDHVLLVDDFLANGHAAKALIDLVGQAGASIAGIGVVIEKSFQSGRSTLDAQGYRIESLARIKSLENGKVTFLE, encoded by the coding sequence GTGGAGTCGTTGAAACAGAAGATATGCAGTGAAGGGACCGTCCTCTCCGAGCAGGTGCTCAAGGTCGATGCCTTTCTGAACCACCAGATCGATCCCAAGCTGATGCAGGAGATCGGCCACGAGTTCGCCGAGCGCTTCAAGGGTCAGGGCATCACCAAGATCGTCACCATCGAGGCCTCGGGCATCGCACCGGCGGTGATGGCCGGCCTGGAACTGGGCGTACCGGTGATCTTCGCCCGCAAGTATCAGTCGCTGACCCTCAAGGACAATCTGTACATCTCCAAGGTGTTCTCCTTCACCAAGCAGACCGAGAGCACGCTGGCGATTTCCTCCAAGCACCTGAACGCCGACGACCATGTGCTGCTGGTCGACGACTTTCTCGCCAACGGCCACGCCGCCAAGGCGCTGATCGACCTGGTCGGCCAGGCCGGCGCCAGCATCGCCGGCATCGGCGTGGTGATCGAGAAGTCCTTCCAGAGCGGTCGCAGCACCCTGGACGCCCAGGGTTACCGGATCGAATCCCTGGCGCGCATCAAGTCCCTGGAAAACGGCAAGGTCACCTTCCTCGAGTAG
- a CDS encoding type III PLP-dependent enzyme: MSIKVEDYYPRETFNKMKAFADQQETPFVVIDTAIISQAYDDLRAGFEFAKVYYAVKANPAIEIIELLRDKGSNFDIASIYELDKVLSAGVRPERISYGNTIKKARDVRYFYEKGVRLFATDSEADLRNIAKAAPGSKIYVRILTEGSTSADWPLSRKFGCQPDMALDLLILAKQLGLVPYGISFHVGSQQRDIDVWDAAIAKVKVIFERLKEEDGIELQMINMGGGFPANYITRTNSLETYAEEIIRFLKEDFGDELPEIILEPGRSLIANAGVLVSEVVLVARKSRTAVERWVYTDVGKFSGLIETMDESIKFPIWTEKKGEMEEVVIAGPTCDSADIMYEHYKYGLPLNLASGDRLYWFSTGAYTTSYSAVEFNGFPPLKAFYL, from the coding sequence ATGTCGATCAAGGTCGAAGACTACTACCCACGCGAAACCTTCAACAAAATGAAGGCCTTCGCCGACCAGCAGGAAACCCCGTTCGTGGTGATCGACACCGCGATCATCAGCCAGGCGTACGACGACCTGCGCGCCGGTTTCGAATTCGCCAAGGTGTACTACGCCGTCAAGGCCAACCCGGCGATCGAGATCATCGAGCTGCTGCGTGACAAGGGCTCGAACTTCGACATCGCCTCGATCTACGAGCTCGACAAGGTGCTGTCCGCCGGTGTCCGCCCGGAGCGCATCAGCTACGGCAACACCATCAAGAAGGCCCGCGACGTTCGCTACTTCTATGAGAAGGGCGTGCGCCTGTTCGCCACCGACTCCGAAGCCGACCTGCGCAACATCGCCAAGGCGGCGCCGGGCTCGAAGATCTACGTGCGCATCCTCACCGAGGGGTCGACCTCGGCCGACTGGCCGCTCTCCCGCAAGTTCGGCTGCCAGCCGGACATGGCCCTGGATCTGTTGATCCTCGCCAAGCAGCTGGGCCTGGTGCCTTACGGCATTTCCTTCCACGTCGGCTCGCAGCAGCGCGACATCGACGTCTGGGACGCAGCCATCGCCAAGGTCAAGGTGATCTTCGAGCGCCTGAAAGAAGAAGACGGCATCGAGCTGCAGATGATCAACATGGGCGGCGGCTTCCCGGCCAACTACATCACCCGCACCAACAGCCTGGAAACCTACGCCGAGGAAATCATCCGCTTCCTCAAGGAAGACTTCGGCGACGAACTGCCGGAAATCATCCTCGAGCCGGGCCGATCGCTGATCGCCAACGCCGGCGTGCTGGTCAGTGAAGTGGTGCTGGTGGCGCGCAAGTCGCGCACTGCCGTCGAGCGCTGGGTGTACACCGACGTGGGCAAGTTCAGCGGCCTGATCGAAACCATGGACGAGTCCATCAAGTTCCCGATCTGGACCGAGAAGAAGGGCGAGATGGAAGAGGTGGTGATCGCAGGTCCCACCTGCGACAGCGCCGACATCATGTACGAACACTACAAGTACGGCCTGCCCCTGAACCTGGCCAGCGGCGACCGCCTGTACTGGTTCTCCACCGGTGCCTACACCACCAGCTACAGCGCCGTGGAATTCAACGGCTTCCCGCCGCTGAAAGCCTTCTACCTGTAA
- a CDS encoding NorM family multidrug efflux MATE transporter produces MKNPLGHELGALLRLAGPLISAQLAHALMIFTDTLMMAMLGPGQLAGGALGATCYFIFSIFCTGVIAAVGSLVAIRHGAGDSDGVTRLLRNGLWLAVLLGVVSALCLNGLGPLLPHLGQDPAAASEAMAFLRPLSLGLPAYLCFMALRGFTSAIGHPGPVMTISIVGTIANFIINYALIKGWLGPDLGLSGIGLATALVSSAMALALALYILISPTYRRYKLRGGLGRPQRAEIRALLRLGLPIGGTYAAEQGLFTFATLCMGALGSVQLAAHQIAMQSVALAFIVPQGLSYAVTFRVGMHYGAGRLHLSRLAGHLGMGLGAALMLLFALAFWLLPEWIIGLFLERHDPAFADIVTLAVSLLAIAAWFELFDGLQSIAMGAIRGLNDGRITLVIGLTGYWCVGAPLAWLLAFPLGWGAHGVWWGLAAGLAVTATGLVLGFRWKTARLQRPEDARGQICVSQPDAASGVPLQ; encoded by the coding sequence ATGAAGAATCCACTTGGCCATGAACTGGGCGCCCTGCTGCGCCTGGCCGGCCCGCTTATCTCCGCGCAACTGGCCCACGCGCTGATGATTTTCACCGACACCCTGATGATGGCCATGCTCGGCCCGGGGCAACTGGCCGGCGGCGCCCTGGGCGCGACCTGCTACTTCATCTTCTCGATCTTCTGCACGGGGGTGATCGCGGCCGTCGGCAGCCTGGTCGCCATCCGCCATGGCGCGGGGGACTCGGACGGCGTCACTCGCCTGCTGCGCAACGGCCTCTGGCTGGCCGTGCTGCTGGGCGTGGTCAGCGCGCTGTGCCTCAATGGTCTGGGCCCGCTGTTGCCCCATCTGGGTCAGGACCCGGCTGCGGCCAGCGAGGCCATGGCGTTTCTGCGCCCGCTGTCCCTGGGCCTGCCCGCCTACCTGTGCTTCATGGCCCTGCGCGGCTTTACCAGCGCCATCGGCCATCCCGGCCCGGTGATGACGATCAGCATCGTCGGTACCATTGCCAACTTCATCATCAACTATGCGCTGATCAAGGGCTGGCTGGGCCCGGACCTGGGCCTCAGCGGTATCGGCCTGGCCACGGCGCTGGTCAGCAGTGCCATGGCGCTGGCCCTGGCGCTGTACATCCTGATCTCGCCGACCTACCGGCGCTACAAACTACGGGGCGGCCTGGGTCGCCCACAGCGGGCCGAGATCCGCGCCCTGTTGCGCCTCGGCCTGCCGATTGGCGGCACCTATGCTGCCGAGCAAGGGTTGTTCACCTTCGCCACCCTGTGCATGGGCGCGCTGGGCAGCGTGCAGCTGGCGGCGCACCAGATCGCCATGCAGTCGGTGGCTCTGGCCTTTATCGTGCCCCAGGGCCTGTCCTATGCGGTGACCTTCCGCGTCGGCATGCATTACGGTGCGGGCCGCCTGCACCTGTCCCGCCTGGCCGGCCATCTCGGCATGGGCCTGGGCGCCGCGCTGATGCTGTTGTTCGCCCTGGCGTTCTGGCTGCTGCCGGAGTGGATCATCGGCCTGTTCCTCGAGCGCCACGATCCGGCGTTCGCCGATATCGTCACCCTGGCGGTGAGTCTGCTGGCGATCGCCGCCTGGTTCGAGCTGTTCGATGGCCTGCAGAGCATCGCCATGGGCGCGATTCGTGGCCTCAACGACGGACGCATCACGCTGGTGATCGGCCTGACCGGCTATTGGTGCGTGGGTGCGCCGCTGGCCTGGCTGTTGGCCTTCCCCCTCGGCTGGGGCGCCCATGGTGTCTGGTGGGGCTTGGCCGCCGGGCTGGCCGTGACAGCGACCGGCCTGGTGCTGGGCTTTCGCTGGAAGACCGCGCGCCTGCAGCGTCCTGAGGATGCCAGAGGACAGATCTGCGTGTCGCAGCCTGACGCGGCGTCAGGCGTCCCGCTGCAGTGA
- a CDS encoding UPF0158 family protein → MRTLTLDLDTLTQLINGRETLEHWLDMEAGTLLSLSPEDQGSEERQQVQLNPERYAHVPNLDVAQRVAMRESFLFTLNDLNAHPLLSAALTGRKPLRAFDYEIDYFPALRQQWREYEHKQLREYALNWLFELGLEPAPDKLPLDPRGIPRDILRRLTRSA, encoded by the coding sequence ATGCGCACGCTCACTCTCGACCTCGACACCCTGACCCAGTTGATCAACGGCCGCGAAACCCTCGAACACTGGCTCGACATGGAAGCCGGCACGCTGCTGAGCCTGTCGCCCGAGGACCAGGGCAGCGAGGAACGCCAGCAGGTGCAGCTCAACCCCGAGCGCTACGCCCATGTGCCCAACCTGGACGTGGCCCAGCGCGTGGCGATGCGCGAATCCTTCCTGTTCACCCTCAACGACCTCAACGCCCACCCGCTGCTCAGCGCCGCGCTGACCGGCCGCAAACCGCTGCGCGCCTTCGACTACGAGATCGACTACTTCCCGGCCCTGCGCCAGCAATGGCGGGAGTACGAGCACAAGCAACTGCGCGAATACGCCCTCAACTGGCTGTTCGAGCTGGGCCTGGAACCGGCGCCGGACAAGCTGCCGCTGGATCCGCGCGGCATTCCACGGGACATTCTGCGCCGGCTGACCCGCAGCGCCTGA
- a CDS encoding LysR substrate-binding domain-containing protein, whose amino-acid sequence MTRRLPPLYALRAFEAAARHLSFTRAADELAITQSAVSRHIRTLEDHFACRLFERRGRALHLTEPARLLLPGVHDGFESLERACATLRVEDGTLRLKAPSTLTMRWLLARLSLFRARHADLEVQLTSAWMDLDRVDFLHEPFDCAVLLGAGTFSDEWHSVRLFEEWLIPVCAPGALGGQPWDVSRLQQAELVHPTPDRRDWRRWLQAMGLADQVSLRGGQVFDTLELGIVAAARGYGVSIGDLAMVAEDVHLGRLALPWPSAVSSGDSYYLVWPKARLGQERFERLAEFLLAEVAGMQLPDVQLRR is encoded by the coding sequence GTGACCCGCAGGCTGCCGCCGCTCTATGCGCTGCGGGCCTTCGAGGCCGCGGCGCGCCACCTGTCCTTTACCCGCGCCGCCGACGAACTGGCGATCACCCAGAGCGCCGTCAGTCGGCACATTCGCACCCTGGAGGATCACTTCGCCTGCCGGCTGTTCGAGCGCCGCGGCCGCGCGTTGCACCTTACCGAGCCGGCACGCCTGCTGCTGCCCGGGGTGCACGACGGGTTCGAGTCCCTGGAGCGGGCCTGTGCGACCCTGCGCGTGGAGGACGGCACCCTGCGCCTCAAGGCGCCTTCGACCCTGACCATGCGCTGGCTGCTGGCCCGCCTGTCGCTGTTTCGCGCCCGCCATGCCGATCTGGAGGTGCAGCTCACCAGCGCCTGGATGGATCTCGATCGTGTGGATTTTCTCCACGAGCCGTTCGATTGTGCCGTGCTCCTGGGGGCCGGCACCTTCAGTGACGAATGGCATAGCGTGCGGCTGTTCGAGGAGTGGCTGATCCCGGTGTGCGCGCCCGGCGCCCTGGGCGGGCAGCCGTGGGACGTCAGCCGTCTGCAGCAGGCCGAACTGGTGCACCCCACGCCCGACCGCCGCGACTGGCGCCGCTGGCTGCAGGCCATGGGCCTGGCCGACCAGGTGTCGCTCAGGGGCGGTCAGGTGTTCGACACCCTGGAGCTGGGCATCGTCGCCGCCGCCCGCGGTTACGGCGTGTCGATCGGCGACCTGGCGATGGTCGCCGAAGATGTACACCTGGGCCGCCTGGCGCTGCCCTGGCCGAGCGCCGTGTCCAGTGGCGATAGCTATTATCTGGTGTGGCCAAAGGCTCGCCTTGGCCAGGAACGCTTCGAGCGGCTGGCCGAGTTCCTGCTCGCCGAAGTGGCCGGCATGCAGTTGCCCGACGTGCAGCTGCGGCGCTAG